Genomic window (Ureibacillus composti):
TCTACATCTGTGTTCCCAAATTCCATTAACAAATCTGCTAGTGGCTCTAGTCCTTTCTCTTTCGCAATTGTTGCCTTAGTACGACGTTTTTGTTTAAATGGACGATATAAATCTTCCACTCTTTGTAAAATGGTTGCCCCTTTAATAGAAGCCTCTAATTCCTCAGTTAATTTTCCCTGTTCTTCGATAATTCGAATGACTTCTTCTTTTCTTTGTTCAAGCTGCTGTATGTAATGATATCGATCTTCAATCGACTTAATTTGTACCTCGTCTAATGAACCAGTTGCTTCCTTTCTATACCGAGCAATAAACGGTACAGTGTTTCCATCTTCTAATAACTTAATTACCGCTTCTGCCTGATGTGGCTTTACTTTTGTATCTACTGCGATCATTTGTAGCAATTTCTTATCTTCCATTATTTCACTGCCTTTCACACTAGTACGGTTATTTTAACATAAAGCATTTCTTATAATAATTTTAACAACATACTTCACTAATATTTGGCTTTGCTTTTTAACTTCAAATCAAAAATGCATAGCGATTCGCTATGTGTACTAAGCTTATCGAATGAAGTTAAAAAGTCTACCCTTCTATCAAAGAGTAGACCTAAACATGTTATATTAACACACTGCTTTTTAATATTTCGTCTTGAAGTTTCTTGATTGCCTTCCGCTGAATACGCGATACATGCATTTGAGATATACCAAGTTGATCTCCAACTTCTTTTTGACTCATTTGTTTTAAATAAGTTAGTTGAAGTACCTGTTTTTCACGTTCATCTAAAATATTAACGACTTCAGAAAAGATTAACTTTTGATTCGTCTTTTCATAACCCTCATCTTCTTTTCCAACAATATCAAGCAATGTAACAGCGCTTCCATCAGACTCCGATTCAATTGAATGATTAATTGACAACGCTTGATAATTCTTACTAGTTTCCATTGCTTCTAAAACATCTTCTTCTGAAACATTTAAATACTCCGCTATTTCAATGATAGAAGGAGAATATTGTAATTTTGCGGTTAAAGTTTCCACAGCAACTTTAATTCGCGGTCCTAATTCTTTAATTCGTCGGGGTACATGAACATCCCATGTCTTATCTCTTAAAAAGCGTTTTATTTCCCCGACGATTGTTGGTATTGCATATGCCTCAAAACTCCCACCAATAGATGGATCAAAACGGCGAATTGCTCCTAATAGACCTATCATACCAACTTGTACAATATCATCATAAAGAGATTTGCCGTACGAATATTTACGTGCAATAGACTCCACTAGTTGTTGAAAGTGAAGTACCAATTTTGTTAGCATTTCATCGCTTTCTGTTTTTTGATAGTTTTCTATCCATAACAGAACTTGATCCTTCTTAGACGTTTTATTTAGTTGGGATTCTTTTGACATTGTCTTTCACCTGCTCTCTGGTGACATATTTTGTCATGAAAACAGTAACCCCATCATCGTTATTCACTCTTACTTCGTCCATCAAGGTCTCCATTAAATAAAGGCCTAACCCACCTTCTCTTAACACCTCAACACTTTCGCTTTCAGTATACGGACCAATTTTTGATTTAATTTCTTCAAAGTTAAATCCATGTCCGTCATCGGCTACCATTACCTCTAACCTATTTTTATAAAGGGCGCTTCCAATAACTACTTCACCTACAGCTTCGGTATAAGCGTGGTGTACAACATTTGTAACTGCCTCACTCACGGCAATTTTCAAATCTTCAATTTCATCATAGTTAAAACCCAGTCTTGTCGCCATTCCTGAAACCGTCAACCTTACTACACCAACATATTGGGGCTTTGCCGGAATTTTTATTTCAATATAATCAAAAGTTTCCATCGCTTAGCTCCACCTTTTTATGTGTTTCGATATCCATTAATTCATTTAGACCTGTAATTTCAAATAGCCGTGTAAGACGATCTGACAATTGTGTAAGTTTCAGTTTTCCTTCTTCTCTATTCACCTTTTTATAAAAGCCTACAAAAACCCCAATACCAGTACTATCCATATAATTTACATTAGATAAATCAAGTTCAATTAAACTATACTTCCCTATAGTAATTGTCTCTAATTCATCTCTCAAAATCGGTGCTGTAAAAGTATCGATTTCTCCTTCTATTTTCCCACGTAACATATCTCCATCTTCCCGAAGTTGTACGTTCACCTTCATGAGGACACCTCCAATTAAACTATCATTTTTTACCCTGTATACAGAAAATTAAACCCGATTTATAGAGAAACATGTCACTTTTTCATAATAACTACTGTAAAATCATCTTCTAGCTGATAATTTTGATAGCTAAGTATTTGTTTATAAAGTTCATCGCACATTTGTTGAGCATTTAAATGCTTACATTTCATTGCTATTTCGCGAATTAATTGACGGGAATCCAATTCTTCCAATTTTCTGAATTCAGTTACTCCATCAGTTAACATAATAATAAAATCACCATCATTTAGATGAACTTCAGATTGGCGGTATTTTACTTCTGGTAATATACCTAATAACAATCCTTTACTCTCTAAATCATAAAATTTATTTTCTTTCGCATTATAATATAATGCTGGTTCATGACCTGCTGAACCATATGTAAAAATATTATTCTCCACATCAAATCGCCCATAAAACAGCGAGACAAACATACTATCATCTACACTTTTTTCAATAATTCTATTTAGCACCTCAAGTACATAAGAGGGGTTATTGTTTGCATATTCTAGCGTGTCTAAACCATATTTCACCATCGACATGCAAAGCGCAGCTGGAACGCCTTTTCCCACAACATCTGTTACAGCAACACTAACGTGATGGCCATCATCTTGTAAAAAGTAAACATAGTCCCCATTCATTTTTCGAACCGGAACGGATACCATGCCAACGTCTATTTGATTTAGCTTCGGGATGTTTGTCTTCAGCATTAAATTTTGAATTTTTGTAGCAATGTCCATTTCGATTCTTAATTCTTCTTGTTTCATTAGTAGGCTTTGATGTTCTTTTACTTTTAAGCCATAATAAACCATAACTTCAATAAGAAAATCGTATGCATGTTCAACATATTTTGGTAAAGTACCATGTAGTTGTTCCACTGCTTGTTTATGTATATTTATTACCTCTTCAGGAGTAATATTTTTTTGAATTAATTGTCGAATATAATTTTGACCGATATATAAGTTTTCTTCACTTTGATTCTTTAAATAATCGGATAATATTTTTTCATATTGCACTTGAAGATAACCCAATAGTTTTCACATCCTATCGCTTTAACCATTTTTCAATTCTAACTTTAGTACCTTTTCCCACTTCCGATTCGATATCAAGTTTATCCATTAATCTTTTTACGGCTGGAATACCAACACTAGAACTACCCGAATTTGAAAAACTATCTTCTAATACGCTTTGAAGATTTGCAATACCGGGACCTTTATCTATTGCAGTAATTGCAATTCCTAATCTATTATTTTCTTCTAATCTTTCAATAATAATATCGCCTTCACCTGCATATAGATAAATATTTTTAGCTAGTTCGCTTATTGCCGTTGCAATCCTCGCTTGATCTACTGTGGTAAAACCAATAGCTTTTGCTTCATTACGGCCTTGTTGACGCGCAGTCACAATATCCCATTCTGTTACAATCTCAACTATTGATTTTTCACTCATGGCTTCACCCCACCTTTACTCGAAGTTTGAACAAACAATTTAGTATTCTATTTTATTATCGAAAATTATGTATTTTTTTTGAATTATTTAACTTTAATATATCGTAACATCTATATTTACAGCAAACTAATTTTGTAAAATTTATCAAACATTTAAAAAAAAAAAATAAAAAAGCACTGAAACCGGGGTCTCAAGTGCTTTAGTATGGAATTATTTATGTATTTAAAATTTCATTAGTCCTAAGCTTATTTCAAGTGCTACATCCACTTTTTCCATAAGTTCAACATCTAGTTGTGTTATCCGATCGGTTAATCTAGATTTATCGATAGTGCGCAATTGTTCAAGCAAAATTACCGAATTCCGTTCAAACCCGTATTTCTTAGCATCTATTTCAACGTGTGTTGGTAATTTTGCTTTTTGTATTTGCGCAGTAATAGCAGCGATGATCACTGTGGGACTAAATCTATTTCCTATATCATTTTGAATGATTAATACGGGTCTAGTACCGCCTTGTTCAGATCCAACCACTGGAGAAAGATCTGCAAAAAAAACGTCCCCTCGTTTCACAATCAAATATGTCATCCCCCGCTTACGAGACGCTCTACCATATGTTCGGCTTCATATTCTGCTTGTAGACATTCGCTACAAATTGTCAGATTAATCTGCGACATTTCCACATAGCCTTTCATTAAAGCTTCCCGTATTTGATTTGGTTGCTTGTGTGTTGATAATCTGCGTGACGAAATATAGACAAAGCTCTCTTTGTCTGCACATTTACGCTCAAGTGTCTGATTAAATTCGATTACCATCTCTTGTGGAAGTTCAATTTTAACTTCCTCTACTTCTTCAACTTTTTTTACGTACAAAACAAGCACCTCCACAAAAACCGTACCATTTCTAATTACTTCATTCTATCATCGAATATACGAGTTGAAAAGACATGATAGTTTATAAAATGACATTTGTTTTGTATTTATCGGCTTTTGTTGGAGATTTTGTCGTATTTAATCATTTTGTAAGTAAATTCTTGGAACCCTAGAGGTAATTAAACAAGGAACTTCGTAATTTATTGTTTCGACTTTTGTTGCCCATTCATCAATTGTAATCTCTTCATTATTTTGTTTACCGATTAAAGTTACTTTCTCGCCTATATTATATGCTCTTGGTAAAAGTATCATACATTGGTCCATACAAATTCTTCCTACAATTGGCACTCGGATTCCATCAATTAAAACATGTTGACCACTATATTTTCTAATTAATCCATCTGCATATCCAATCGGTAAAGTCCCAATCAGTTCCGTTTTTTCAGCAGTATATGTAGCACCATAGCCAACAGATTGGCCAGCTTCTAATTGTTTCACGGCTACAAGTTCAGTTTCTAGTGAAAAAGCAGCCTCTAATGGAAATGGTAACTTTGTTTTGACATAAGATGAAGGTGCTAGTCCATACATTGAAATACCAAATCGAATAGCGTCAAAAAGAAGGTGTTGATCTTTTACAAGTGTTGTTGCAGTATTGGCACTATGAACGATTCTCGGTTTTTGTGGTAGTTTGTTAACTAGTTGTTCGAATTTCATCACTTGTTTGTTAAAGTATGAATCATCTTCTTCATCTGCAGTTGCAAAGTGGGTAAATACACCATCAACAATTAAATTTGATGTAGTACTTATAGCTTCGTATAAGTTAAGTAAATCGTTTGCAGAAGTTACACCTATCCTTCCCATGCCTGTATCAATTTTTATATGTAATTTTAATGGTCTTAGGAGTTCTGTTTTCGTTTGGATTTGATGTACCCATTCAGTTGAAAATACAGTTAATGAGATATCTTTCTCTGCAGCATATGGTGCGAAAGAGACTGGTGAGTACCCAAGTACTATTATATCTATGTTGGGAAAACTTTCTCGGATATGTAATGCCTCTTCAGGTGTGGCTACGGCCAACATTGTAGCCCCAGCTTCTATTGCAGCTTTTGATACTTCAATATCACCATGACCATAAGCATTTGCTTTTACAACTGCTATAATTTGTACGTTTGGTGGAAGAAAATCCTTTAATCGGTTGACATTATTTTTTATTGCTTGTAAATCAATAATTGCTTTTGTTGGACGGAAGTGTTGTTTTTGTTCCACTTATTTTATACCCTCTTTTGCTAAAAATTAAACATAATGTAATCACTTTTTAGATAATTCAATTTTATATGTTAGACTCATTACAGTCCAATAATTACTTTCATATCTATAAATTTTATATAGCTCATAAATAAATATTATTCTTTTAACGTAATAATCAGTGGGTGACGAATAATCAAGTCCCCCACTGATTGAAATACAATTTATTTCATACTTCCTGGAGTTACCGATGCAGCAACTTCCATCATCTCTTCTTTTGTTAAATTTTCAGAAGCTAAGAAGAATGATACGCCATCTGACTCCCAACTAATAGAGTTGTCCGTAATTGCGCCAATTGTAAATCCTAGATCTGCCGGATCACCAGGTGCAAATACAGGAAGTGTTGAATCTTCATCATAAACAATTGGTTGTTGCATAAGCGTAAACGCCTTTTCACCTTCAAAAGTTAAAACAACACGTTTATTCCCATTATCAGCAATTTCCTTTTCACCAACTAAAGTTGTATCTTCCCATTGTAAAACTGGGTAATGAGTTTGGAAGTCTTGCTGTTCTGTTTGTGCCGAAGCAGCTGCCTTACTGTCATCTTTATCAGTGAACTTTTCTACAGCATACTCACTTTCTTGGTGTTGTTTGTTCATATCAATAGATTTGAATGTAATTGCAATTTGCTCTTCTTGTGCGTCATTTAATACAGAAATTTTCGTTGGTAGTTTCGACTTCTTGTCTACTGTAATTTTTTGCGTAGGCATAATGCTCTTATGATTATTTCTTGTTGCAGCTGTGAAGATGTAGTTTTTCTCATCTTCTTCCATCACTAACTTCTCGTCAGACAGTAAATCTTCAGCTAACGCACCAATTAAGTATGGTTGGCTGTTTTGTTTTGGCCATTCACTTTGGAACTTGTACGTTTTTCTAAGCGACGGTGTTACAACAAATACGCCTTCTTTATTTCGAATAATCATTTGTGTGACATCTTCGCCTTGTTGTGATACTTTCACTCGGTATAGATCTGGTTGTGTATGCCATACATTAACATCATAAACTCTTGGTTCTGCACCTGTTTTGATTTCCATTGTGGCATCTAGTTCGTATCCTTTTACATCAGTCCATTTGTTACTTAGATCCTTCAATACATCTTCCTGCGAATTTCCCCCACAAGCCGCTAACACTAGTACACTTAACAACATGACGATAAAAGCGATTAATTTGTGTCTCAAAACTCCATCCTTTCTACTTTCGCTCCGATACGTCAAATATATGAGGGGGGATAGAACATTATGCTATCACTTTTGGACAAAGATACAATTTTTCTTCTAAAAATTTTCATTCATTAAGATAACTTGTGCCGCTGCATAGGCTTTTGTATGGGTAATACTAACAAATCCACTCACAGCTTGCCCATTAAAATATAATACAGGCTTGCCTAACTTATCTTTTAATATTTCTATTTGATGAAATTCACAACCTTGTCCTATTCCTGTACCATTCGCTTTTGAAAATGCTTCTTTTGCAGAAAACCTACCAGCCAAAAATTCAATCTGACGTTGTTCGCTTAATTGTTTAAATATGTTTAGTTCCCTTTCCGATAATATCCTTTGCTGAAACTTATCAGAACGATTCTTCGCTTTTTGTATTCGTTCCATCTCTACAATATCTAATCCGATTCCTTTAATCATTTAACCTTCTCCTTTTATTCTTATTCCAATACCATGTATAATAGTGTTTAAATCGAGGTGAATATATGTTTATTCGGAGAGAAAGTTTTCGTCAATTTATTAAGTTTTATCCGATTGTCTCTTCATTAATCGCAATCAATTTGATTGTGTATATTTTAACTATTCTTCCTATCGTTGGGAATTCCGTTTTTTATTTAGGAATGAGTGTAAATTATTTAATCGCTGATGGTCAGTGGTGGAGAGTAATTACTTCAATTTTTATTCATGGTGGCTTTTTCCATGTTTTATTTAATATGTTTTCCCTATTTTTATTTGGACCAGAGATGGAAAAAATCGCTGGGAAGGTTCGTTTTTTGACAATCTATTTTATTGCGGGTATTTTAGGCAATGTTGTAACGTTTGTAAGCTACGATGGTATGTATGCTAGTGTTGGTGCGAGTGGTGCAATCTTTGGAATTTTCGGCGCTTTTGCCGCGCTTGTCTACTACACACGCCGTACCATGCCACAACTCAAACAAATCATTATGCCGATCATCATCATTAGTGTAATAATTTCGTTTATACAACCAAATGTAAATATTGCAAGTCATTTAGGTGGGTTAGTGACAGGATTTATTTTAGGGCTCACATACTTCTCCCCTAAACATATCATTAGCTGGCGAAAAAAATAATGTATATAGGTTGAAATACTGAACGTTTAAAAGAGTGTAGTTAGAGTCAAAAAAGACTTCAACTACACTCTTTTTAATTTGAACAATTAATAAGACAGAGAAAATAAAGCACCTATTCTCGTTGCTCTATCCCCTCTTCAACACCTTCTTTTGATCGGTCAAACCAGTCCATAACAGTGTCTACGTCCTTAACATTTAAGTTAGGTGCTTTAGCAGAAGCTCCTCCTAATCCAGACATAACCGTAGCTTCAATCGAGGCAATTTGTCTTCGGTTTTGAAAATAACTTTGTCTTCTTTCAAGCGCTTGAATACGCTTTTTCTCAACAACAAATGTAACTCTGCTAATAATTCTATAAACAATTGTTAATTGATTTCGTTTAATGGAATAACCTGCCGTTCTATATTGCCATATTCCCAAAAATATTGTAGGAATGATAAGTAAAATTGACAACAATCCAAAAGGGTAAAAGAAATAAGTACATAACCCTACAATCGGTAATAACCAGATGAAATCAATTCGGTAAAAAAATGGTTTTGCTCTTTTCGGCGGTTTGGTTAATATAGGGTTCCATTCAAATTGGGGAAATAATTCTTGTAGTGGATCAATCATTTTTTTCTTTGGGATTAAAGGTATTAAGGTTATTTTTTTTTCCTTTTCTCCAAAACCACCACTTGCACTTTCCACAACTACCGTTGCATATCCAAATAATTGTCTTAATGGGTTCTCAACAATTTTAATAGCTTGCACACGATTTAAAGGGATGGTTACTCGTTTCTTTTCAAGTAGCCCTCTCGATACAATTAGCCGTTCATTCTCTTCAATAATCGTAAAATCATAATAGTTTATAAATGTTATTAGAATAGAAATAATCCACGCAAATAAAAAAACAACAAATACAGCTAGTGCTACTACGGCAAAACCAAATTTTATAAAGCCAGCTATTTCTTCATAAATTAACTCATATGGAATGAATTCAGCAAACTGCGAAAGGACTGCAACTACCCCCGTTAAAACAACGCCAATACCGTTTGAGGTAGTAGCAAGAATCACCAAATCTTTTGGGGTCATTTTTCTAACTACTCTAGAAGTTGGTTCACTTTGTAACAACTCACCTTTACCATCATGCAATTGCTCCACATTTGTTAGAACATCTAAACTTTGTTTTGCTCTTTGTGTTTCTTTTTCAATTCGCTTTGCAGCATCTTTTGTAATTGCTGTGAGCTCAGCTTCAGGTCTACCGTTCGTACTCCCTGCCGTTTCCACCATAACTTGTACAAGTCCAAAAATACGATGGAATATTCCTTCTTTATAATTTAATCCCTGTATTCGGTCAAAAGGGATAAACCGCTTTTTCTTTACAAACAAACCATATTTCACGCGTAATTCGTTATCTTCAAACCAATATACAAATGTCCACCATTTTATTATTCCTGAGAATAAATATAAAAACGCAATAACAACAACGATTAATGTAGGAATGATCTCGATCCAAAATCCATCTTGCCTTACATCAATATTAAAATTAAACCCATTAGTAACGAAAATAATTAAAAATGGAATAATTAAATCTTTTAATCCCTTAACGAAATTAATAACCGCTGAAATAGGGTGAAGCTTAAACTTTTCATTAGACATCATCTTCAGCCACCCTTGCTAATTCTGATATTCGAGAACGTAATCGGTCCGCATCTTCCGATATAAGCATCGGAATAATATGAGTAGTAGCAGCAGTGGAAATTGAAATATTTGATAGATCATATTTCTTTAAAATAGGGCCCTGTGCAGTATCGACATGTTGGACACGTACCATTGGAATAAGGGTTCTCTTCACAATAAATAATCCATTTTGAATTTCTATTTCATGTTCACGAACTTCATAACGCCAATGATTCCATCGAATTTTAGGAATCCAAATGGAGCCGATTAAAACTAACAATACGATCAAGGCAACAATTAAATAAATAAGTGAAGGTCCATCAAATTTATAAGTTAAGAAACTAATAATGCCTGTTATAATTAGTACGAGTAACGTATTAAATAACCCATATAAACGCCAAACTGTAAGTCCTTTTCTCGGGATTTGATAAATTGGCTGTTGTCTCACAAAAACACCCCTTTCCTATCTTTCTAGCCAATTCTACGTGAAATAACACAAAAATGTTTCGTTTTTGCAAATAAAAAATCGACAATTTTTACATTGTCGATTTTTTTACATGTTTTAGGCAATTAAACCTAACCCATTTCACTTATATTTTAGTCTTCTTTACGGCGACGACGGCTTCCTGCATCGCGACGACCACCATCTCGACGGCTTCCTCCATCACGACTAGCGCCTGCACTAGCACCTTCACGACGACCGCCTTCACGACGACCTCTGCCACCATCTCGACGTCCACCAAAGTCACGACGTCCACCACGATCACCACTGCGACCACGACCTCCGCTTGAGCGTTCTTTACGCATTGGTAATGGACGTTCTTCAGAAATAGTAACTGGAGTGTCATCCGGTTCTTTCGTCATTGATTTAATAGCTGCTGCTACTAAATCAACTGCATTATGTTCTTCTAATAATTCATTCGCTAAAATACGATAGTCATTTAAATCGTTTGCTTGTACAATTTCAATTAGTTTTTCCATTGCTAATTTTTGTTGTCCCACAAGCGCTTCCGACTCAGTTGGCGGACGAAGTGGCGTCATGCGTTTTTTCGTAGTTTCTTCTACGATACGCAAGTAACCCATTTCACGTGGAGTTACAAAAGTAACTGCAAGTCCCGATTTACCAGCACGGCCAGTACGACCAATACGGTGAACATAGCTTTCTGGATCTTGAGGAATATCAAAGTTATAAACATGTGTTACACCTGAAATATCAAGTCCACGCGCAGCTACATCTGTTGCAACAAGGATATCAATTTTATTTTCTTTAAATTGACGTAATACAGACATACGTTTCGCTTGGCTTAAGTCGCCGTGAATTCCTTCCGCAACATAACCGCGGATGCTCAAAGCTTGAGATAATTCATCAACACGACGTTTTGTACGACCAAAAATAATGGCAAGCTCTGGTTGATGTACATTTAAAATACGAGTCAATACATCGAATTTTTCACGTTCTTGTGCTTTAACGAAATATTGGTCGATATTTTCTACAGTCATTTCTTTTGATTTGATTTTTACATTTTCAGGCTCATTCATAAATGTTTGAGCAATTTTTTGAATTGCTGGTGGCATTGTAGCTGAGAATAATAATGTTTGGCGTTCTTTTGGTACATTTTCTAAAATCGCATTAATATCATCAATAAAGCCCATGTTAAGCATTTCGTCTGCTTCGTCTAGTACAAGTGTTTGTACTCCATCAAGCTTTAATGTACGACGGTTAATATGATCTTGAATACGACCAGGAGTACCAACAATAATTTGTGGGTTATTTTTTAATGCACGAATTTGGCGTCCGATTTCTTGACCACCGTACACAGACAATAACTTAATACGTTTATCATAACCAATTTTATATAGTTCTTCTGAAACTTGGATTGCTAATTCACGAGTAGGGGCAATAATCAATGCTTGAATATTTGGGTTTTTCGGGTCAATTTTTTCAATTAGAGGTATTCCGAATGCTGCAGTTTTACCTGTACCAGTTTGCGCCTGGCCTAATACGTCACGACCTGCTAATGCAAACTTAATAGTTCCCTCTTGGATTGGTGTTGCTTCTTCAAATCCCATTCGTTTTAATGAACGTAATGTCGATTCGCTAATATTTAATTCTGAAAAATTTGTCAAACCTTTCATTCTCCTTTTTCCTATAAGTTGACAAATGGTTACATTTTCAGATGAAGTGTCGGCAA
Coding sequences:
- a CDS encoding DEAD/DEAH box helicase, with protein sequence MTNFSELNISESTLRSLKRMGFEEATPIQEGTIKFALAGRDVLGQAQTGTGKTAAFGIPLIEKIDPKNPNIQALIIAPTRELAIQVSEELYKIGYDKRIKLLSVYGGQEIGRQIRALKNNPQIIVGTPGRIQDHINRRTLKLDGVQTLVLDEADEMLNMGFIDDINAILENVPKERQTLLFSATMPPAIQKIAQTFMNEPENVKIKSKEMTVENIDQYFVKAQEREKFDVLTRILNVHQPELAIIFGRTKRRVDELSQALSIRGYVAEGIHGDLSQAKRMSVLRQFKENKIDILVATDVAARGLDISGVTHVYNFDIPQDPESYVHRIGRTGRAGKSGLAVTFVTPREMGYLRIVEETTKKRMTPLRPPTESEALVGQQKLAMEKLIEIVQANDLNDYRILANELLEEHNAVDLVAAAIKSMTKEPDDTPVTISEERPLPMRKERSSGGRGRSGDRGGRRDFGGRRDGGRGRREGGRREGASAGASRDGGSRRDGGRRDAGSRRRRKED